The following proteins are encoded in a genomic region of Dyadobacter sp. UC 10:
- a CDS encoding TonB-dependent receptor, with the protein MKILLPLILSASLVFLSNLVLGQGTAEKKITVQLDSARFGDFVKQVEAQTGYYFYYDATRFDSLTLDLKVENLTIREVLDQVFRGSEFEYAIDAQKRIFITQGPKIITQLVPGIFEPDRASDNDSIAYVGPGDDAKEKLLSTAESKVHDIGIRKHRITPGNSTITGYVRNAVTGEPVIGAAVFIASPSIGVTTDALGFYALTIPRGKQILRIRSTGMRETQRQVILYSDGKLDIEMRESVIALKEVSVKAGMDKNVVGTQMGTVKLTIKNLKQVPTVFGETDLLRTVLTIPGIKSVGENSTGLNVRGGSTDQNLIQYNDAVIYNPSHLFGFFSAFNPDVLKDVELYKSTIPSKFGGRLSSVLDINSRDGNKKKFVASGGIGLVTGRLTLEGPLIKDKTSFLLGGRSTYSNWVIKALDNENYNKSSASFYDVNLNISHEINEKNSLFLTGYISDDRFKLAGDTLYNYQNQLASLKWKHTFNTRLYGVLTASHSKYQYGMEAEGLPLNAFDLKFDINQSNFKADFSYSLNPRHTLEFGLSSIYYKLHPGSFQPRGSQSLIVPDELQAEQAVESAIYLEDKFEVNPRLSISAGIRYSFFQYLGPRNVNTYVPGLPIDYIYQNGVKEYKSGKNIKTYGGPEYRASVRYSVFDNLSLKVSYNTLRQYIHLLTNTMTISPTDIWKLSDPYIKPQIGDQFSLGLYRNFRGNKIEVSLEGYYKNIQNFLDYKGGDSLIMNHNIEAAVLNTKAKAYGVEFMIKKMTGKLNGWLGYTYARTLLRAVDRESPDAPNDGNFYPSNYDKPHDFTLISNYRFSHRFSLSFNFTYSTGRPYTPPIGKYLIDGAQRVYYADRNQFRIPDYYRTDLAMNIEGNHKVKKLAHSSWTVAVYNLFGRKNPTSVYFQTVGGRVNGYQLSIFGQPIPTITYNFRF; encoded by the coding sequence ATGAAAATACTTCTACCATTAATTCTTTCGGCAAGCCTTGTTTTTCTTTCCAACCTGGTCCTGGGACAGGGAACTGCTGAAAAAAAGATTACAGTTCAGCTTGATTCAGCAAGGTTCGGAGATTTTGTGAAGCAGGTCGAAGCACAAACCGGGTACTATTTTTATTACGATGCGACGCGGTTCGATAGCCTTACCCTTGACTTGAAGGTCGAGAACCTTACGATCCGGGAAGTGCTCGATCAGGTTTTCAGAGGTTCGGAATTCGAATATGCGATAGATGCTCAAAAAAGGATCTTTATTACCCAGGGGCCGAAGATTATCACGCAGCTGGTGCCGGGTATTTTCGAACCGGACAGAGCCAGCGATAACGACTCAATAGCATATGTAGGTCCCGGGGACGACGCGAAAGAAAAGTTACTATCGACCGCCGAAAGCAAAGTGCACGATATCGGCATCCGGAAACACAGGATCACGCCCGGAAACTCTACCATCACAGGATATGTACGAAATGCGGTGACTGGCGAGCCGGTTATCGGTGCCGCGGTATTTATTGCTTCGCCTTCTATCGGGGTCACTACTGACGCACTCGGTTTCTATGCGCTCACTATTCCCCGCGGCAAGCAGATTCTCAGGATCAGGAGCACTGGAATGCGTGAAACCCAGCGGCAGGTAATACTTTATTCGGATGGAAAGCTGGACATTGAAATGCGCGAAAGCGTAATCGCCCTGAAAGAGGTTTCGGTAAAAGCAGGAATGGATAAAAACGTGGTAGGCACGCAAATGGGAACGGTAAAACTCACCATTAAAAACCTGAAACAGGTGCCGACCGTATTTGGAGAAACCGACCTGCTGCGTACTGTATTAACGATACCGGGAATCAAATCAGTTGGTGAAAATAGTACCGGATTGAACGTTCGCGGCGGCTCGACGGATCAGAATCTGATTCAGTACAACGACGCGGTGATTTATAATCCATCCCACCTTTTTGGTTTTTTCTCCGCATTTAACCCTGATGTACTGAAAGATGTTGAATTGTATAAAAGTACGATCCCTTCAAAATTTGGCGGCAGGCTGTCTTCTGTGCTCGATATCAACAGCCGGGACGGTAATAAAAAGAAATTTGTCGCGTCGGGGGGAATTGGGTTGGTGACCGGGCGATTGACCCTTGAAGGCCCGCTTATTAAAGATAAAACTTCCTTTTTACTCGGTGGCCGGTCAACCTATTCGAATTGGGTTATCAAGGCGCTTGATAATGAAAATTATAACAAAAGCTCTGCGTCTTTCTATGATGTAAACCTGAATATCAGTCATGAAATCAATGAAAAAAACAGTTTGTTCCTGACTGGCTACATCAGCGACGACCGGTTTAAACTTGCGGGAGATACGCTCTACAATTACCAGAACCAGCTCGCTTCCCTGAAATGGAAGCATACTTTTAATACCAGATTATACGGAGTACTCACCGCCTCCCACAGCAAATACCAGTACGGAATGGAGGCCGAGGGTTTACCGCTGAATGCATTTGACCTTAAATTCGACATCAATCAATCCAATTTCAAGGCCGATTTCAGCTATTCCTTAAATCCCAGACATACGTTGGAATTCGGTTTGAGCAGTATTTATTATAAGCTGCATCCCGGATCCTTCCAGCCGAGGGGAAGCCAGTCGCTGATCGTTCCTGACGAATTGCAGGCAGAGCAGGCAGTGGAAAGCGCCATTTACCTGGAAGACAAATTTGAAGTTAATCCGAGGTTATCAATCTCCGCAGGGATCAGGTATTCCTTCTTTCAGTATCTGGGGCCAAGAAATGTAAATACCTATGTGCCCGGCCTGCCGATCGACTATATCTACCAGAACGGTGTGAAAGAATATAAGTCCGGGAAGAACATTAAAACATATGGAGGCCCGGAATATCGTGCGTCGGTGCGTTACAGCGTGTTTGACAACCTTTCACTGAAAGTCAGCTACAATACATTAAGGCAATACATTCACTTGCTGACAAACACGATGACCATTTCTCCGACTGATATCTGGAAGTTGAGCGATCCGTACATTAAACCCCAGATCGGTGACCAGTTTTCACTGGGACTTTACCGCAATTTCAGGGGAAATAAAATAGAAGTCTCGCTAGAAGGTTATTACAAAAACATCCAGAACTTCCTCGATTACAAAGGCGGTGATTCGCTGATCATGAACCACAATATCGAAGCAGCCGTATTGAATACAAAAGCGAAAGCTTACGGAGTGGAATTTATGATTAAGAAAATGACCGGCAAGCTGAATGGTTGGCTAGGTTATACCTACGCGAGAACATTGCTCCGGGCTGTTGACCGCGAGTCACCCGACGCGCCCAATGACGGTAATTTCTACCCGAGCAATTATGACAAGCCGCACGATTTTACGCTGATTTCCAATTATCGGTTCTCACACCGTTTCAGTCTGTCATTCAATTTTACTTACAGCACGGGAAGGCCCTACACGCCGCCGATCGGGAAATACTTGATTGACGGTGCCCAGCGGGTGTATTATGCAGACAGGAACCAGTTCAGAATCCCTGATTACTATCGCACCGACCTTGCTATGAATATTGAAGGAAACCATAAAGTCAAAAAGCTGGCGCACAGCTCGTGGACTGTGGCGGTTTATAATCTTTTTGGAAGAAAAAATCCGACCTCAGTTTATTTCCAGACGGTCGGAGGCAGGGTTAATGGTTACCAGCTTTCCATTTTCGGACAGCCGATCCCTACGATTACCTACAATTTCAGATTTTAA
- a CDS encoding Lrp/AsnC family transcriptional regulator, which translates to MEQLDKIDTKILRILQKDAKKTTKEIAAMLNLTISPVYERIRRLESLGFIKQYVAILDKKLINRQVTTICQVSMRYHNEAFIEKFEQEIQNLDEVQECYHMAGQVDFLLKINVASLDEYHDFVKYKLSKIDNIGVLNSTFVLKEIKHTSEFYI; encoded by the coding sequence ATGGAACAGTTGGACAAAATTGATACCAAAATACTCCGCATCCTGCAAAAAGATGCAAAAAAAACAACGAAGGAAATCGCTGCGATGCTCAATCTGACGATCTCGCCGGTTTATGAAAGGATCAGGAGATTGGAAAGCCTGGGGTTCATTAAACAGTACGTCGCGATACTGGACAAAAAGCTGATTAACCGACAGGTAACCACAATTTGCCAGGTATCAATGCGGTACCACAACGAGGCATTTATCGAGAAGTTCGAGCAGGAGATCCAGAACCTGGACGAGGTGCAGGAATGCTATCACATGGCCGGGCAGGTGGACTTTTTATTAAAAATCAACGTCGCCAGCCTGGATGAATACCACGATTTTGTCAAATACAAGCTTTCTAAAATAGACAATATCGGTGTGCTAAACTCAACCTTTGTTCTGAAAGAGATCAAGCACACCTCTGAATTTTATATTTGA
- a CDS encoding thymidine kinase has protein sequence MFVEPSHKRESQGPKTGWIEVICGSMFSGKTEELIRRLNRAKIARQRIQIFKPALDKRYHDENIVSHNDNSIRSIPVKTALEIAQLAESCEVVGLDEAQFFDDKIVEVCDALANAGKRVIVTGLDMDYLGKPFGCMPQLMAISEYVTKVHAICMVCGEVASHSYRISPSSERVLLGETEHYEARCRRCFNLGDKAYLP, from the coding sequence ATGTTCGTAGAACCATCCCATAAAAGAGAAAGTCAGGGTCCGAAAACCGGTTGGATCGAAGTCATTTGCGGCTCGATGTTTTCCGGTAAAACGGAAGAACTGATCCGCAGACTGAACCGCGCCAAGATCGCCCGGCAAAGGATACAGATTTTTAAACCGGCACTCGATAAACGATACCACGATGAGAACATTGTTTCTCATAATGACAATTCGATCCGCTCTATTCCCGTCAAAACGGCGCTTGAAATTGCGCAATTGGCGGAAAGTTGCGAAGTGGTAGGACTCGACGAAGCGCAGTTTTTTGACGACAAGATCGTTGAAGTATGCGATGCGTTGGCTAATGCCGGAAAACGGGTTATCGTTACAGGCCTTGATATGGATTACCTGGGCAAACCTTTTGGTTGCATGCCTCAGCTGATGGCTATTTCAGAATATGTGACCAAGGTGCACGCGATTTGCATGGTTTGCGGAGAGGTTGCATCTCACTCCTATCGCATTTCTCCGTCAAGCGAGCGGGTTTTGCTGGGCGAAACAGAACATTACGAGGCGAGGTGCAGAAGGTGCTTCAACCTGGGCGACAAAGCCTATTTGCCATAA
- a CDS encoding NAD-dependent epimerase/dehydratase family protein, with protein MKILITGGAGFVGSALAISLKINYPDYQVFALDNLKRRGSELNISRLKKHGVEFVHGDIRNKEDFDAIPAVDTVIEASAEPSVLAGLDGTPDYLINTNLVGTVNCLNYALKHKAGFIFLSTSRVYPIKTIETLNFVEEETRFALSDEQPVPGVSSKGIAEDFPLNGARSLYGTTKLASELIIQEYNEFYNLKTVINRCGVITGPWQMGKVDQGVMVLWIAKHYFEQQLGYFGYGGTGKQIRDMLHVADLYRLIDWQLHNLEKVNGEILNAGGGLQSSASLQELTKICQEVTGKTIPIKVVPENRTADIRLYVTDNTRVTALTGWKPEIGIRQIVEEITAWLQENEADLAPILK; from the coding sequence ATGAAAATTTTAATCACCGGAGGAGCAGGTTTTGTCGGGTCGGCGCTGGCCATTTCTTTAAAAATAAATTATCCTGATTATCAGGTATTTGCACTTGATAATCTGAAACGTCGCGGATCCGAGCTCAATATCAGCCGGCTGAAAAAGCACGGCGTAGAGTTTGTTCATGGTGATATCAGAAATAAAGAAGATTTCGACGCGATACCGGCAGTCGATACTGTTATAGAAGCATCTGCTGAACCATCAGTACTTGCTGGACTTGATGGAACACCTGATTATCTGATCAATACCAATCTGGTCGGAACGGTCAATTGCCTCAATTATGCTTTGAAGCACAAGGCCGGTTTCATATTTCTTTCGACGAGCCGCGTGTATCCGATCAAAACCATCGAAACGCTGAATTTTGTTGAGGAGGAAACGAGGTTTGCATTGTCTGACGAACAACCCGTTCCGGGCGTTTCGTCCAAAGGTATTGCAGAAGATTTTCCACTGAATGGCGCGCGTTCGCTTTATGGAACCACCAAGCTCGCCTCGGAGCTGATTATTCAGGAGTACAATGAATTTTATAATCTTAAAACGGTCATCAATCGCTGCGGCGTGATCACCGGTCCGTGGCAAATGGGCAAGGTTGACCAGGGAGTTATGGTTTTATGGATTGCCAAACACTATTTTGAGCAACAGCTGGGGTACTTTGGTTACGGTGGAACGGGTAAGCAAATCCGTGACATGCTGCATGTAGCAGACCTTTACAGACTGATCGACTGGCAGTTGCACAATTTGGAAAAAGTAAATGGCGAGATACTAAATGCGGGCGGCGGATTGCAAAGTAGCGCATCCTTACAGGAACTAACGAAAATTTGTCAGGAAGTGACCGGCAAAACGATCCCGATCAAAGTTGTACCCGAAAACCGGACAGCGGATATACGTTTGTACGTAACTGATAATACGAGGGTAACTGCATTGACAGGCTGGAAACCGGAAATCGGCATCCGGCAGATTGTCGAAGAAATCACAGCCTGGCTACAGGAAAACGAAGCCGATTTGGCACCGATATTGAAATAA
- a CDS encoding SGNH/GDSL hydrolase family protein, producing MMSYRRLYKASLALNVLLITLFLATAYIYRDKIFQRFVSMKGNPQIVMYGNSITAQGKWVELLGRTDVMNNGLPGLCTYHFVQLIKTHVVDLQPKICFLEGGINDITVGVSQEKIQANFRLLLETIQKNGIVPVVTLTMFEQNDPASKAEVVELNRFLVEYCKEHRITYIDMNPQIADSTGLKPEFAFDKTHLNEKAYEIWAAEIKKVLKMKRL from the coding sequence ATGATGAGTTACAGAAGGTTATATAAAGCTTCACTTGCACTTAATGTGCTCCTGATTACACTCTTTTTAGCGACCGCATACATTTACCGCGACAAGATTTTCCAACGATTTGTATCAATGAAAGGAAACCCTCAGATCGTTATGTATGGTAATTCAATTACAGCGCAGGGAAAGTGGGTGGAGCTGCTTGGCAGGACAGACGTGATGAACAATGGATTACCTGGGCTGTGCACATATCATTTTGTCCAATTGATCAAAACGCACGTAGTGGATTTGCAGCCTAAGATTTGTTTTCTGGAAGGCGGGATCAATGATATAACAGTGGGCGTGTCTCAGGAAAAGATCCAGGCGAATTTCAGGTTACTGCTCGAAACAATCCAGAAAAACGGGATTGTCCCGGTCGTGACGCTTACAATGTTTGAACAAAATGATCCTGCCAGCAAGGCAGAAGTAGTGGAATTAAATCGGTTTCTAGTGGAATATTGCAAAGAACACCGTATCACCTACATTGACATGAACCCGCAGATAGCCGATTCAACTGGTCTCAAACCTGAATTCGCTTTTGATAAGACGCATTTGAATGAAAAAGCCTACGAGATTTGGGCAGCAGAGATAAAGAAAGTATTAAAAATGAAAAGGTTATGA
- a CDS encoding chorismate mutase, giving the protein MNASLDILPLSSWINTEGKPLVIAGPCSAETEDQMLETASQIKEEGFAHVIRAGIWKPRTRPGSFEGMGEAALPWLQAVKKETGMPVAVEVANPQHIELALKYGVDILWVGARTTVNPFNVQELADALKGVDVPVLVKNPVNPDLQLWIGALERLNQAGVKKLGAIHRGFSNAQETKFRNSPMWNIAIELKTLFPELPVIGDPSHMAGKRAYLYELAQRALDLHYDGLIIESHRDPDKAWSDASQQLTPAALGQMLHDLHVRKESYGSDYQSQLEIIRGKIDHLDREMLETLAQRMALVEKLAEYKRDNSVAAYQVDRFREVLETRAGWGKSMNLYPNLVDELFKLVHMESIRKQTEVMNQVNA; this is encoded by the coding sequence ATGAATGCTTCTTTAGATATCCTTCCGCTCAGTAGTTGGATCAATACCGAAGGAAAACCTTTGGTAATCGCAGGGCCTTGCAGTGCAGAGACGGAGGACCAAATGTTAGAAACCGCAAGCCAGATTAAAGAGGAAGGTTTTGCGCATGTAATCCGTGCCGGTATCTGGAAACCAAGGACTCGTCCCGGAAGTTTTGAAGGTATGGGAGAAGCAGCGTTGCCCTGGTTGCAGGCTGTCAAAAAAGAGACAGGAATGCCTGTTGCAGTTGAAGTTGCTAACCCGCAGCATATTGAATTGGCACTTAAATATGGTGTGGATATTCTTTGGGTAGGCGCTCGCACCACTGTAAACCCGTTTAATGTGCAGGAACTAGCTGACGCATTGAAAGGAGTGGATGTACCTGTTCTTGTTAAAAACCCTGTTAACCCTGACCTGCAACTTTGGATCGGCGCTTTGGAGCGTTTGAACCAGGCAGGCGTGAAAAAGCTCGGTGCTATCCACAGAGGTTTTTCCAATGCTCAGGAAACTAAGTTCCGCAATTCTCCGATGTGGAATATCGCAATTGAATTGAAAACGCTTTTCCCTGAATTGCCGGTAATAGGTGATCCGAGCCACATGGCGGGAAAACGCGCTTACCTATATGAACTTGCGCAGCGCGCTCTGGATTTGCACTATGACGGTTTGATCATCGAATCGCACCGGGATCCTGATAAAGCCTGGTCTGATGCTTCTCAGCAATTGACTCCTGCTGCATTGGGACAAATGCTGCACGACCTGCACGTTCGGAAAGAATCTTATGGAAGTGACTACCAGTCTCAACTGGAAATTATCCGTGGAAAGATTGACCATCTTGATCGTGAAATGCTGGAAACACTGGCGCAACGTATGGCTTTGGTTGAGAAATTGGCCGAATACAAACGCGACAACAGCGTAGCTGCTTACCAGGTTGATCGTTTCCGTGAAGTGCTCGAAACACGCGCTGGATGGGGGAAAAGCATGAACTTGTACCCAAATCTGGTTGATGAACTATTCAAGCTGGTCCACATGGAATCTATCCGTAAGCAGACCGAGGTGATGAACCAGGTTAACGCTTAA
- a CDS encoding lipoprotein signal peptidase, with translation MNQSRNPAPYLLFSLLLILVDQTSKLLVHKYMEPGFSGQIALIGNWLKLHYVLNPGMAFGMQLGHEYGKLFLTLFRLVAMVAIGGYMIHLARAGASKGLLWALSMILAGAVGNVIDSTFYGVFLQNAPYGSPTPWFHGQVIDMIFVDFWEGFIPDWVPLWGGQYYSTPIFNIADSCIFIGVCSILIFQGSFHSHGPVEDERLIQEEESDQNESRDEAGADYSSTLGPSADVSQVPVSPEEQINNENDNDKKESI, from the coding sequence ATGAACCAATCCAGAAATCCGGCCCCTTACTTATTATTCAGCTTGCTGCTCATACTGGTTGATCAGACATCAAAATTGCTGGTCCACAAATATATGGAGCCGGGTTTTTCAGGCCAGATTGCATTGATAGGAAACTGGTTGAAACTCCACTATGTGCTGAATCCCGGAATGGCGTTCGGTATGCAGCTGGGGCACGAGTACGGAAAGCTTTTCCTGACATTGTTCCGGCTGGTAGCAATGGTCGCAATCGGAGGTTATATGATTCACCTTGCCCGCGCCGGCGCCTCCAAAGGGTTGCTCTGGGCCCTTTCAATGATTCTCGCAGGAGCAGTAGGTAATGTAATAGACAGTACATTTTACGGGGTGTTCCTGCAAAATGCACCCTACGGATCGCCTACCCCGTGGTTCCATGGACAGGTTATTGATATGATCTTTGTAGATTTTTGGGAGGGGTTCATCCCTGATTGGGTACCTCTCTGGGGCGGTCAGTATTATTCAACGCCCATTTTCAATATCGCCGACTCCTGCATTTTCATAGGAGTTTGCAGCATCCTCATTTTTCAGGGCAGCTTTCATTCTCACGGCCCGGTCGAAGACGAAAGGCTTATCCAAGAGGAAGAAAGTGATCAGAATGAGAGCAGGGACGAGGCAGGCGCAGATTATTCTTCGACACTCGGGCCTTCTGCGGATGTTTCGCAAGTTCCGGTCTCACCGGAGGAGCAGATCAATAATGAAAATGATAACGACAAAAAAGAGAGCATTTAG
- a CDS encoding DUF4249 domain-containing protein gives MRYFLIKLSFFALLLFLDSCIEPFSPPEVNSVENHLVVDGFLNVGQDTTRIELRRTQNVNETATSVGEIMASLAVESEGGESYSFTEVGGGLYVLPPNQYNAAAKYRLRVKTVDGKEYLSDYVDVTATPPIDSVESRYDQGQDAMVFYVNTHDPNNKTHFYRWKFEETWEYRAAYFSYLEVIDKEIVPRTEDINLCWGSSRSGSILLGSTIKLTSDVIKDLPLFRVPVSTNKLYIKYSVLVRQYALSRPAFEYWTSLAKTTQGTGSLFDPQPSQVTGNIHNVEDAKDLVFGYFSASTEQTKRLTITPRLGSYPRCMPPDTFDIVCRPMSDRQCALETTALLMSYGGERSEYILGAPSSCIDCRTQGGTTRRPPFW, from the coding sequence ATGAGATATTTCCTGATAAAGCTTAGTTTTTTCGCTTTGCTGCTTTTTCTGGACAGTTGTATTGAACCGTTTTCTCCGCCGGAAGTGAATTCTGTCGAGAATCACCTGGTAGTAGACGGTTTCCTGAATGTTGGGCAGGATACGACCCGGATTGAATTGAGGAGAACGCAGAATGTAAATGAAACCGCAACCTCTGTTGGTGAGATTATGGCATCACTGGCGGTAGAGTCTGAAGGAGGCGAGAGTTACAGTTTCACAGAAGTGGGTGGCGGGCTTTACGTTTTACCTCCAAATCAATACAATGCCGCTGCCAAATATCGGTTGCGGGTTAAAACTGTGGATGGTAAGGAATACCTTTCAGATTATGTGGATGTTACGGCAACTCCGCCGATCGACAGCGTTGAAAGTCGCTATGACCAGGGGCAGGACGCTATGGTTTTTTATGTAAATACCCATGACCCGAACAACAAGACGCATTTTTACCGGTGGAAGTTTGAGGAAACATGGGAATACCGCGCCGCTTACTTTTCCTATCTGGAAGTGATCGATAAGGAAATTGTTCCACGCACAGAGGATATCAATCTATGCTGGGGCAGTAGCCGTTCCGGTAGTATTTTGCTGGGCTCGACGATCAAGCTAACCAGTGACGTGATAAAGGACCTCCCGCTTTTCAGGGTGCCTGTTTCTACCAACAAGCTTTATATTAAATACAGTGTTTTAGTGCGGCAATATGCATTGTCCAGGCCAGCATTTGAATACTGGACAAGTCTAGCAAAAACAACGCAGGGAACAGGAAGCCTCTTCGATCCGCAGCCATCGCAGGTGACGGGAAACATTCATAATGTAGAAGATGCGAAAGACCTTGTTTTCGGTTACTTCAGTGCATCCACGGAGCAAACCAAGCGTCTTACGATTACTCCAAGACTTGGAAGCTACCCGCGTTGTATGCCCCCTGATACCTTCGATATCGTCTGCAGGCCGATGAGTGACCGGCAATGCGCATTGGAAACCACTGCTTTGCTGATGTCTTACGGAGGCGAGCGCTCGGAATATATTCTGGGCGCACCGTCAAGCTGCATCGATTGCCGCACGCAGGGTGGAACCACGAGAAGACCGCCTTTTTGGTGA
- a CDS encoding beta/alpha barrel domain-containing protein → MKIIECPRDAWQGFHPFIPTNQKAAYINQLLKVGFDTIDFGSFVSAKAMPQVSDTASLLNQLDVAQSKTKLLAIVANERGAAEACRFEQITHLGYPFSISETFQLRNTNASIAESVERVKRICEVALISKKQVVIYISMGFGNPYGDPWEPAIVMDWVEKLVKLGVRVFSLADTVGLAKSEDISALFAQLIPGSPDLEFGAHFHTVPDQWRNKIEAAYQSGCRRFDGALLGYGGCPMAQNDLVGNMPTEHLVDFANEQGSSVHLNTDALLLARTMFLQLVQKQQFS, encoded by the coding sequence TTGAAAATCATCGAATGCCCACGCGATGCCTGGCAAGGCTTTCATCCTTTCATTCCTACGAATCAAAAGGCTGCTTACATTAATCAGTTGCTGAAAGTAGGGTTTGATACGATCGACTTTGGAAGCTTTGTTTCCGCGAAAGCAATGCCGCAGGTGAGCGACACCGCATCGTTGCTTAATCAACTGGATGTTGCGCAATCGAAAACCAAACTGCTCGCAATTGTAGCCAACGAGCGTGGGGCCGCAGAAGCGTGTCGCTTTGAACAGATTACCCACCTTGGTTATCCTTTCTCTATTTCAGAAACCTTCCAGCTGCGCAACACAAATGCTTCTATCGCCGAATCAGTGGAGCGGGTGAAGCGTATTTGTGAAGTTGCTTTGATAAGTAAAAAGCAGGTGGTTATCTATATTTCAATGGGGTTTGGAAATCCTTATGGTGATCCATGGGAACCGGCAATTGTAATGGATTGGGTAGAAAAATTAGTAAAGCTGGGCGTCAGGGTATTTTCACTTGCCGACACGGTTGGATTAGCTAAATCCGAAGATATCAGTGCTCTCTTCGCACAACTGATCCCTGGTTCCCCGGATTTGGAATTTGGTGCCCATTTTCACACTGTACCCGATCAATGGAGAAATAAAATTGAAGCCGCCTATCAGTCAGGTTGTCGCCGGTTCGATGGAGCGCTGCTGGGCTACGGCGGCTGCCCGATGGCGCAAAATGACCTCGTAGGAAATATGCCGACAGAACACCTGGTTGATTTTGCGAACGAGCAGGGAAGTTCCGTTCATCTTAATACTGATGCATTATTGCTCGCCCGCACCATGTTTTTACAGCTGGTACAAAAACAGCAATTCTCCTGA
- a CDS encoding proline dehydrogenase family protein, whose product MADSSPINQIPVFFEDTYVAFASKSDAKLRKTYWLFSLMNQARVVNLGTFFIKLALKLNLPIKNLIRVTIFEQFCGGETISECDQTIAELGNSGIGTILDYSVEGEDDESSFDATAAEIFKTIDKAAGSKSIPFSVFKVTGIASADLLEKIQRKDALSDQEEAAYIRVQQRVEKLCSHAHEKNVRIFIDAEESWIQGIIDDLTYQMMQKFNREKAIVYNTYQLYRHETLESLKSAYLTARQKGYQLGGKLVRGAYMEKERLRARENEYFNPIHASKQATDDDYNLAIDFCLEHIEYIAICLGTHNEFSSQYCASKMKKLDLLNNDERIWFAQLLGMSDNISYNLSKAGYNVAKYVPYGPIDAVLPYLIRRAEENTSIAGQSSREFLLVKSELHRRGISSL is encoded by the coding sequence ATGGCAGATTCTTCACCGATAAACCAAATACCTGTATTTTTTGAAGACACCTACGTTGCTTTCGCTTCTAAATCTGACGCTAAACTTCGGAAAACATACTGGTTATTCAGCCTCATGAATCAGGCTCGAGTGGTAAATTTAGGCACTTTTTTTATAAAGCTTGCACTAAAACTAAACTTACCTATAAAAAATCTCATCCGGGTCACCATTTTTGAACAATTCTGTGGAGGTGAGACAATTAGCGAATGTGATCAGACAATTGCTGAGCTGGGTAATTCGGGAATAGGAACTATTCTGGACTATTCAGTCGAGGGAGAGGATGATGAATCAAGTTTTGATGCAACAGCAGCCGAAATTTTTAAAACGATCGACAAAGCTGCCGGGTCAAAAAGCATTCCATTTTCAGTGTTTAAGGTAACGGGGATAGCTTCCGCGGACCTGCTGGAAAAAATTCAGCGCAAAGATGCGTTGTCGGATCAGGAGGAAGCTGCCTATATCCGGGTTCAGCAGCGCGTGGAAAAGCTTTGTTCCCACGCGCACGAAAAGAATGTCAGGATCTTTATCGATGCCGAAGAAAGCTGGATACAGGGAATCATTGATGATCTTACTTATCAAATGATGCAAAAATTCAACCGGGAAAAAGCGATTGTATACAATACTTACCAGCTCTACCGGCATGAAACACTTGAATCACTAAAATCCGCCTATCTAACAGCCAGGCAAAAAGGCTATCAGCTGGGCGGGAAGCTGGTTAGAGGCGCTTATATGGAAAAAGAGCGACTACGGGCGCGTGAAAATGAATACTTCAATCCGATCCATGCTTCCAAGCAGGCTACCGACGACGACTATAACCTTGCGATCGACTTTTGCCTCGAACATATAGAATACATCGCAATTTGCCTGGGCACGCATAATGAGTTTAGCTCGCAGTACTGCGCATCGAAAATGAAAAAACTTGATCTGCTCAACAATGATGAACGGATATGGTTTGCCCAGCTGCTGGGAATGAGTGACAATATTTCGTATAATCTTTCCAAAGCCGGCTATAATGTTGCCAAATATGTCCCTTATGGCCCGATAGACGCGGTATTGCCGTATCTGATCCGTCGGGCCGAAGAAAACACTTCCATTGCGGGGCAGAGCAGCAGAGAGTTTTTACTAGTTAAGAGTGAATTGCATAGAAGAGGAATCAGTTCTTTATAA